The window tattttttgacaaaatatttGGATATGTGTGCAAAAGGAAGATCGAACTCTTATGATCTGCAAACATTTGGCACACATATTTTCTATGTCtaataaatacagttttaaaaagtacatcatttatgtttctgttttctgatcCATGTAAAGCCTTTTCTTTGACTTGAGGAATTTGCTTGTTCTCGATTTACAAAAATATGATCAAAGaggagtttttttgttcttttcaaacTCTAAGATGCAGTAATATACTACTTAAATATACTACTTGTATTTAACTtaagtcaaaaacaaaatagcCATTAGATTGGTTTCAACTGAGCATGCTAATAATCTTTGGGGCtcattgtcaataaaaaaagtttttaaggaagagaagaaaacaacaacataatatCCAGGAAAAGAAGTTATGCAACCATTTAATGTCGATTTAGTAAATACAGAATTGAAAGCAACCAGTTTTGGTTGATTCCTTAAATTTTGAAATGCTTCCTTGGTGTGTATGTAACAGAAAGGTGGCATGCCTTGCATGTTAAGAGTGTCGTGTCATCATATCTCATTGTGAAATCCTATAGGGTCTGTTTGAGCTCTAGTGCTGCAGCTGGATCTGGAAgctttttggaaaaagaaaaaaaagacaatttattgGCTGTGTTTACACTCCAGCTATTAGTTAATGTAATGCAAAGATACAAAAGAGTTGGACAGTGTGCATCTTTAGTTCAGTTATGCAAAGGCAAAcattcaattattatttttgattcttttaacagtaaaggttttatttgtgacttttttaaatatttttttctttgtttgtctcAGAAAAAGATAGAAAGTGACTCACTATGTTCATCATGCaatctgtggttctgtttgatCATTTAATAGGTAAACCCGACTAAAATGtccatgtttttcctttttgtgtgccAGGTCAAGACTACATTAAACTGAAACTTTGGGAATCTGTCACGATGAACTTGATAAACAGTAGCATTGACAGAGTCCTCATCGACAACGATGGAGGCCTCTCGGGCAATAGCAGCATGAGCAACACAACCACTTTCAGAGCCATGAACATGACCATAAACTTTCTGAGCCTTGCCATTGTCTTCATCACAATGATTTCGCTTGGTTGCACCATGGAGATCTCCAAAATCAAGGCCCACATCCTTAAACCCAAAGGTGTGGCTATTGCGTTGCTGGCCCAGTTCTTCATCATGCCCCTCTCTGCCTTCTGTCTGGCTAAAGTCTTGCAGATGGATCCCATTAAGGCAGTGACTGTGCTGATTTGTGGCTGCTGTCCAGGAGGGACCctatcaaacattttttccctCATTGTGAAAGGTGACATGAATCTCAGGTAAGGCAGTTTttcctggcaaaaaaaaaattatgtctgACAAGTGTGTCAAAGTGATACTTTTATTTCCTTCAAGCATCGTCATGACAACTTGCTCCACCTTTGCCGCTTTGGGTCTGATGCCTTTGCTGCTCTGCATCCTCTGCCAAGGCTTTCCCGGGCTGCAAAAAGCTGTGCCGTATGTTGGCATTGTCACCACCATCCTCTGCACCCTGCTAGCCAGCACCATTGGCATTCTCATCAATCACTACAAACCAAAATACTCACTGATCGTGAAAAAAGTAAGATTTCTGAACTTGAAGGTGACATTTACGGGAACACAATTTCCACACATAGAAAAATTGAGTTTTAAGACTTTGATATGACCCCAAAAGCTTTCAAGAACTTTTTTAAAGAGTCATTTGTGGTTTGGAAATGAAAATCTTGGAATGAACTTCACAAAATCTATTCAGTTTCACTCTTGTTTACACATTCAGCACAATATGGGAGTAGCTTAtggtccaaaaaaacaaaaatttgtaCAACAGGAAGCCATTAGCCTTTCACTGCTAACGGAGAACAGATGTTGATCCTCTTGGACAAACTTAGCTCCAGAtggaaattttttaaaaaggggttttattttgaaattttccttttattgaGGGAAGCTGAACTCACATTTAGAACCTGCTGTTTCCTTTTCTCGACAGACTGGTCTGTGGATTCTTCTGATATCCTCCATCACTCTCTTCATCTTGTCAGCCTACGTTGTAAAGGACGTCCTATGGATGATTGTCATGGCAGATCTCCTCACTGCAGCTGCACTGATGCCGTTGATTGGCTTCACACTGGGATATGTCCTGTCTGTCATTTGTAAGCTCAGCCCACAGTAAGTGAAGTCTATAGGCTGTTTTTATACAAGATGCTAGATATAAACAACAGAAATCACATCTATTCTTTTGAATTTGGtcttttgttttgctcaaaGCTGTTCGGAAAGTACAAGATCAAttgaaaaatgtccacatactGATACTCACATTTGTAATAAGaatccaaacaaaaatgtaattcagGGTCGCCTTTCAAGAGTATTTTGCTAATAACCTCAAATCTCAaatcaaatgataaaaaaaacaccactttaGAGTGTTTGAATATTTCACCTGATAGATAACAGATGGATTTACTTATACATAGTAATAggtatatacatatacacaacAGTCTGCAACTTTTATCCATTATATAATGAAACATATAAATATAGATAAATCATAATAGTGTTATATTTTTCTATGCATGGcaattttgtttgcttttgacaGCAGCTAATGcaaattcctttcaaaataaaattcaccgTGTATCAAATAAATTCCTCCCGCAATGGCAGATTTACTCAAATTAAGAACGCTAGAAAGTAGAATCTAACATGACATTTTCTATGGTTATGATTTCTGTCATCTGTTGGGGCTCTGGAGCttcaggttgttgtttttgagtagaaatgtcttatttctttttgcatttgattTGTTGAGCCCGATGACAGATAATTACAACATTTAGACCTTTACTCAGTCAAAAATGATGCCTTCTGGAGGAGTTCTGTTTAATTTAAGGCTTTACTGTTTCACTACTGATTCATCAAGGTGTTTAATACAGATAATGttaattattataaatgtaCATCAAGCAATAGATTAGTCTGACCActccaacttcttttttttttatacataaaaatacaaaaagaagtgGCCCAGACCAGAATATAAGAAACAGTCTCCTTTTCCTTTTAGATGCAGCAGAACCGTCTCCATGGAAACGGGCTTTCAAAACATCCAGCTGTGCACCGCCATCCTGAAGGTGGCCTTTCCTGCTCAGGTCATCGGCCCCATGTTCCTCTTCCCTCTGATTTACGTGGCGTTCCAATGCAGCGAGGCTTTTCTCATGGCCCTTTGTTTCACGTCGTACCGGACATTAAAGCCACCAGCTGGGGGTGAGTGGAACAGCTGTCGGCCTGTTTTTGCTGAGAGGATTGGGTCAGACGAGCACGCTCATGCAGAGTATGCGCGCAGCTTTGCATTTCAGATAAAATAAATTTCTCTTACACAGATAAAGACACAAACAAGTACGCTGATGCCAAgcaagaggaggagaaaaaacagCTAAAGCAGAATCAGCAGTGGTCAGCTGAAGAAGACtacagcagagatgaagaatAAATGCTTCATTCTGTACTCAAGACTCGCTAGGTATTTTAGATTTTCTCTTTAACTCCGCCTGTAGAGACAAAACAACATGGGATTCATGTATTTATATAATAGCTAAAGCAATCAttcc is drawn from Oryzias latipes chromosome 22, ASM223467v1 and contains these coding sequences:
- the LOC101171045 gene encoding sodium/bile acid cotransporter; this translates as MNLINSSIDRVLIDNDGGLSGNSSMSNTTTFRAMNMTINFLSLAIVFITMISLGCTMEISKIKAHILKPKGVAIALLAQFFIMPLSAFCLAKVLQMDPIKAVTVLICGCCPGGTLSNIFSLIVKGDMNLSIVMTTCSTFAALGLMPLLLCILCQGFPGLQKAVPYVGIVTTILCTLLASTIGILINHYKPKYSLIVKKTGLWILLISSITLFILSAYVVKDVLWMIVMADLLTAAALMPLIGFTLGYVLSVICKLSPQCSRTVSMETGFQNIQLCTAILKVAFPAQVIGPMFLFPLIYVAFQCSEAFLMALCFTSYRTLKPPAGDKDTNKYADAKQEEEKKQLKQNQQWSAEEDYSRDEE